The window CTCCTTGCCAGCATTGGGTTCTGTGCATCCGTGCACTTTTGCATCTCTATCTCCAAAGACGTTTTGAAAGAGAATTTTTCCCGTGTCAAGGATTGGTAATAGGGTTGAGTTTGGAAGCCCCGCGCCTGTGCCCACATCCCTCCTCCGGTGCTGTTCGCTCCATGCTGGTGATGGATCCTTGGTCCCACCCCTTGCCCTTCCCCATCACTGTGCCCCAGTCTGAGGGCATCCCGCAGTTCTGACATGtacctttccatctctctcctcgTTCTTCTCCAGCAAGCAGCAAACAAAAGTTTCCCCTTCTCTGTGCATGACAATCGCTACAGTTTTGAGAACTCTGGATACTATTTTGACTATGTGAGTACTTCTCTGCAAACTGGTAGGGCCTCCGTGATAGCTCAGTGGGAGcgctcttgcctagcatgcgggAGGCCCAGGGGCCCATCCCTAGCGCAGCCAGCAGGCAACTGGTAGAATGGGGAGCAATGATGGGTCTCTTAATTTCTAAGGTGCACGGGTTACGGAAAGACGTGTGTTCCTTAAAACTGGAACTACGTAAGAACAGCTAGGGGTCTTCAAGAAGACTCACAAAAGGTCGTAAAACAAAAGCCCCTCTCTTGAAGCTCAGAGTTGGGTGGAATTTTTCAAGCCTGCACAAGCCTTCTGCCTCCATGCACGCACAGGCCAAGCTTACAAGGTGTCTGCTTTTGGAATTATCTCTTTTGCGATTCCTTGAGTTATCCCAGGGGTGCCGAGTCCCCAGCCACTGGAGAGCTTAAGGTCCGACAGCACTTGGTAGTCAGAGCTTTGGGTGTAGAGATATAATACCAGCTTCAGGCGTCATTTTCAAATTCCTAGTAGTGACAGGAACATTTAAAAACTAGGGGAAATTGATAAAACAGACGTTCTACTTAAAAAGTTTCAACTTTATGTTACTATGAAAGTAACAGATTCGCTAAAACTTCAAACTTAGAATTTCCCTTTTCTTGGGTCGTTGCCAGGCATCaagtattttgtatctttgttccTTTCGAGGGGACATTAGGTCATAGACATTAGGTCGCAGCTCCCCACTAGCCACCCAAGACCCCACTAGATAAATTTAGTGCTCTGCAGTGTAATGCATTGCCAAGCTAGGTCACACGGTCAGCTGCAtcttgtttctttataaaaaaaaataattacattttttattgtttgagaattccatacatgtatataatgtgttttgatctaACCTACCCCAAGCCCTCCCCTCcagctcctctcctttccctgtgcccactttttttttccttcaacttCGTGTGCTCTGTCTTAAACCCAGAAAGGCCACTCCAGATGCACTTTGAACTTAGAATATTTTCAGCTTCCATTGGGTTTATTGGGTCCTAAATCTAAGGgcatttgcatattttattcaACTCAATATTTCCTCTGAATTATCAATTCAACATCTAGAGGaattcatataaaattaaatattaaaattactattaaatttgttttaataaattcttaagctttaaaacattttttacatACActctgtgtgcgtgcgtgtatgtgtttgtgtgtgtgtgtgagcatgagcacgtgtgtgtgtgtgtttgtgtgtgaaggtcagaagacaacttgcagttgtttttctccttccgcCATGTAGTCTCAATGGAAAGAACCCTTCCCTGCAAAGGAATCTCGTTGGCCCCAGAAAAAATTATTAACCAGTTATTCTACATTTCTCTTTTCAAACTAAAGTCTTAAAAATCTGATTTACATGTTACTAATCTCAGTTTAAATTtctcccatttaaatgctcagtaaCTAGCAGGCCAGAGGCTGCTACACAGGAGGACACAGGTTAACATATATCAGGCAGAAGAATGTGTCAGGCAAGCTTCAGGAACACTTCCCAAACTTGAGAATCCACTTGACAAAGGTGCTGTTAGCAGCGCCCTTTGTTCATCAAGCCTTTACTACACACCAGTTTTCCCACTATCTTGTAGTACTCCTATGGGCTAATCGCTCATATCCTTGATACCGCAACGGGCAAACTGAGAGCCATTGAGATGAAACATCATGCCCTGAGCAACCTTTCCCTCCATACAACCGTGTTCCAAGTAAACAGAGGAGCTTAACCTGAAACCCACTTTTCTTTGACAGAGTACTGAATACAGAGTCAGAATTTCCACCCTGTCCTCTCCAAGTGGCGTCTTAATGTtttcttcataataaaagtttatttttattttactgttcgtgtatgagtgtttttcctgcatgaatGTCTGGGCACCATATCACCATGTGCctacctggtgcccatggaggtcagaagaaggagtcagatcccctggaactggagttatagatggttgtgagccaccttgtggattctgggaatttaacctatgtcctctgcaagaacatcaagtactcttaactactaagccgtctctccaaccccactTAATATACCTTCCAAATTGTCACAATAGCATATGCTCATCAAAAAAGTCAAGTAAgtgatggtgagatgactcagtgggtgctTGTTGCCAACCtggagacctgaatttgatccatgggacccacatgatggaaaagaACCAAGTTTCACAAGTTGTCTcctgccctacacacacacacacacacacacacacgtaaatattttttaaaagtcaacccAGATTtatgtaaaattacaaataaaattttcattctttttttaaaaaaaatatttatttatttattatgtatacaatattctttctgcttgtatgcctgaaggccagaagagggcaccagacctcattacagatggttgtgagccaccatgtggttgctgggaattgaactcaggacctttggaagagcaggcaatgctcttaacctctgagccatcactccagctcccTAAAATTTTCATTCTTGTTTCCCTTTTCAACCCCTTACCCTGATCAGGGTCTAGTGGGCAGATCCACCGTAGTGTGTATCTTGTCAATGGCACAAGCAGGCTTCGTCCCATGCATCTTAGGAGGGTGATGAGAGCCTCCAGGAAGGTTTCAGAGGTTTCCCAGCTTTCTCTGTGTTCCAGAAGTGTTTCCATCACCTTAACATTTGGAGCTTCAGTTTATGGTGATTTGGTAGAACAGGACCTAGGACAGCGCCAGCAGTTCAGTAGCGTGGTTTGCCTACTGCACAGGTAGTCCTGACTAAATAATTTGGTTCACAAAACTGCTTAGATTTGATGCACTTCTTTAGAATGAggtttttgaatttttatcttgACTACAAGTCTGTCTATTTAAGCCTCACGCTTCCTATTGCATAGAGTTTAATGATGTGTTTGCCTAGAATTTATCTCGTCCGTTTCAAATTTAATGGTATAATGTCAATCAAAGTACCAGTACTTTTctaatctttaaaatgttctcCAGTTGACAGTTGAATTCAAACACTTGTCATTTTTGTTAATGAGATTATTAAAACTATGAATATTCTCTAGTTCTGGCTATACCAAGAAGATATTATTATTCAGACATAACTGATAATTCTAATATTGTTCTAGTATCTGAACAGAGTTAAAGCTCTCTGCAGGGGTTGCTTTTTTCTTGGAGAAATCTGCAGGTGATCATTTTTATATCCAGAAGGTAGTGCCTTGTTAATACACTTCTTAAACATTTACACTTGAAGGTAACTACTAGGAAAATATCAGAAGTcagaataagcaaataaatgaacaaataacatTTAGGCAAACACATCATTAAAATCTGTGTTAATCAGACCTAATTTGTCTGATTAGTATTTGCCTCCAAAtactctttatttaatttttaaattctccttTAACAGAGCTGTTTGGAAGATTCCTTGCATTTCTAATGTGGCCAGAATTCATTAGGTTACATATTTGCTGCTGATACCTGATTTTGGTGTTACATTAAGTTTGATGGAGGACACTCTGTGATTTTGACTCCTTAAGTAGTAGAGATTATTTTTGCATGTGATTAATTTTAAAGTGTCTCATTAGTGGCTAAAAATATTATACAGTCCCTCATTCAATTGCAAAATTATTGGCAGAGGACTGTTaattatgttataaaatatttcttattctttGTCTTGGCCTGTCAATTTCTGCTTCTAAGAGTTCCTCCTAAATTCAacactttttggtttttctttaaatagtttAGTATCATGTCTTGTTGCATAAAAATTCatgattgctttatttttatcttgatgGCTTCGCCATTTACCACTATGAGTTTCTGTTGTGGGATTctgcacactgtgtgaagatgtatggCTGTGAtgtgtgtaataaaaagctggaaagccaatagctaggcaggacgtATAGGCAGAattccaggagagagagaggaagaggaggaggaggaggaggaggaggaggaggaggaggaggaggaggagatttgCAGGAGACACAgtgaggaaacaggaggtgcaagatggaagagaagtaaCACCACATGATAGAACGTAGATTAGTATAAATTGGTGAAGTTAAGTTATAAggactagttaggaacaagcctaagctataggtcaAGCTTTTAcgattaataagaagtctccatgccattatttgggagctggctggagggACAGAAAACGACTTGTTACAAGTATCCATCAGCCTATGGGTCTCTTTTAGCCGTGACTCTTGCCTTGCTGTGCTGTTTTACAAAGTGTAGTTCCTTCGTCTTTAggaattaaaactttatttttaccaattctttgagcatttcatacacacatgtggtgcattttgatcatatttgcccCATTCTCTCCcctaactccttccagatccaccTCCAAGCTCCCCATCCctacccaacttcatgtcctgTATTCTCATGGCTATGAGAGTATCCCCTGGGCCTCACCTACCATAGCCATACCCTTAGAAAAACagacctcctctctctcccaagagcCATCAACTCTTTATCCCTCAGCTAGGGGTGAGGGCTACTGAGTCCCTCCTTACTCCATGCTGGCCTGTTGACTAGCATGATCTTGTCCAGGTCTTATGCGGACAACAGCGACAGCTGAGAATTCATAAGTTCAGTAGTGCTGCCAGGTTCAGGGTATGCTTCATCCCAgtcctccctgacctctgacTCTGGCagcctctctgctctctcttctaCAACTGTCCTGGAGTCTTGCTGGGAGGGGGAGTGATACAGATATTCCATTGTGTTTTCATGAACTTTGGTCATGTTGCTTtgggtttgttttcctttataaacagGGCGCagccaattaaaaagaaaagcaataccCAAAGgccactgtttctctgtgtaagaatTTAAGCCATTCACATTATTAGGACAGTTACGAGTTTTGGTCTTACACCTGTCACTCATTTTCTAGTGcttatctctatctctatcttatctctttttttcctctcttcccaaaATGCTCTGGCAATTgaacttattttcttcttctcacttcTGCTGACTTTTGACTAATAGCTTCTTTCAAATATAAGTGTTTAAAATGTGCACTAGCAAGGCACTACTCTGTGTATACAAATTGAATACCCAAAGACTTCCCCTAGGATAAAGAGCCCCTTCCAAGggccctttctctgttttttttctccctgggACTGGCAGGGTGGTGGCCTTGACTGGCTTCTCTCAGTCTTTGGATGAACCCCATTTCCATCTGTTGCTCAGCCACTGGTCCTGATTGCTCCAATCTGACTAAAACCCTACAACTTCCCTCCAGTCTCCCCTcgcccctctcttcctctttccttccccctcccttttcctttccatgtCTAAGCACTTCCTGCTCGCCCCCTCATGTTCCTTCCTCTGAAATTTCCAATATATTTCATAGCCACATGTGCAGCAAGTGTTTCGACTTATATTGCCGCCTGCTTTCCTTGCAGTTCCTTCctatattgttttttcttttttctttttcattttgctaGAATATCCTCAGATAACTTCTCCAAAAGATGCCATGTGCCCAGCACTTCTCTTTGTCCCCCCAGAGCCTCTCTCAGCATTTTTCCCCTGCCCCGACTCACAAGCTGGTCTGCATAGACTGCTCAGCAGGGGCCATTGCACTGCCCCTGGGTGTTTCCCCACACTCTACCTACTGTCTGTAAATGCAGTCATCCTGAGTATTGGTGGGGATTGGTTCTGGGATCCCCTGCTGATACCCCAATCAGCGGATGCTTGTCTCTTCTAGACAATGGCATAACACTCACATATTACCCATGTAACCCCTGTATAGCCTTTAGACTACTTACGATGCATTGTAAATGCTATGCAAATAGTTTTAATATTGTTTAAGGAATTATGATAAAGAAAAGGCCTATCCACGTTCAGTTCAGATGTGATTAAAGTATTtttggtatacacacacacacacacacacacacacactttccatcCCCAGTTAGTTGGACTTGAGGTTGGTTTAAGTAGGGAGGCAGATGCCAGCTGTGGCACAGACATATACTCTGATTCAAGCACCCTATCAGGCTCCGTTGCCTCCTGACTGATGGGCCCTTGTGAACGGCCTTTTTTTATTGGATGCAGACTGTAAAACCCCTGGTTTTACCTTCCTTGTCCAGTCCCCTTTGTGGCAAAGGAACACTGAGAACAGAGATAAGGCACTGCCAGGATGTTGTTGACTTTTGATGCTCAACAAGTTGGCTTTTTATAACAATCGTCATATGTATGCCTTTAATTATATACATGCTGTTAGCTGATTTCATTGAAATCCTCAGAACTATGTGGTCTTGTGCATTTCTCCCCTAATCTTGTCCCTCCTTCCTAGGGCTTGGGACGGAAGAAGACCTCACCAGAGAAAAGGCAACACATTTCTAGGAATTTCAATCTCTGGGCTTGTGACTTCATCCCATCACATTTTGATGGCCTTTCAAATAACAGAACATCATATGTACATAAGGAAGCCATGGTCATCTCAACATTCCGACGCTTCCCTAGATGTTACGATGAAAAATGGAGTGCCTTCAAGTTTGTTCccagcaaaggctacacagagttTTTGGAAAACCAGCCAAATGAGGAGTTTTCTGTTGACACAGAGGCTGTCTCTCCACAGGAGCCCGATTAGAAGATTAGAAGATTCTTGATGAAGTTTGTGATGTCATCTCATCAGGCATTCAAAAAGTATATGTCTCTGATCCAACACTTTTGTGATTTTCATAAAGTTGAATATATTCAAATTCTTACCAAGCTGTGCAAAGctgtacacacatgtaaataaactgCTAAGATTGTCACATTTACCTTTGGGGGAGTTAAAAATTGTGTACTTCATATATGATTAaattttcattctgagattccaaaCAATGCAGAGGAGGCAAAAAACCCCCTCGTTTCTGTTTTAACTCCAACCCTTGTCCTGTCATTAAAAGTCATTCAACTACTTGCTTGAATTCAATGCATGTGCATCCAGACATATGCATATTGATACATAAAAACTTGAGCGGATGCTACGTCTCACCATATGTAACATTTCATAGCTCAGTTTTGCTATCTATCCATGtactttggttttctttcaaCATCATATATAGCTTGATTTCTTAAGAACTAGGTgatgggctagagagacggcttagtggttaagagtgtatATTCTTCTTGCAAAGGAAACTCAGTTGAGTCTCAGCAC of the Chionomys nivalis chromosome 8, mChiNiv1.1, whole genome shotgun sequence genome contains:
- the Tex36 gene encoding testis-expressed protein 36, coding for MTKGRRFNPPLDKVGRWFPQIGLVQKTPESTTSATLKEIHCPYLSQQVERKLPPIYKIREKQAANKSFPFSVHDNRYSFENSGYYFDYGLGRKKTSPEKRQHISRNFNLWACDFIPSHFDGLSNNRTSYVHKEAMVISTFRRFPRCYDEKWSAFKFVPSKGYTEFLENQPNEEFSVDTEAVSPQEPD